The Paenibacillus sp. FSL R7-0204 genome includes a region encoding these proteins:
- a CDS encoding alpha/beta hydrolase, whose protein sequence is MRPSADKTAGKQSGFKRVRKILLKVLGAILVAIVLFVGIVYITNVISSNAEAKRIEPYGQHVSVDGKNMNVFIQGDGPDTVVLLPGFGTASPALDFKLLIDELSPHYKVVVVEPFGYGLSDATKKERTSENIVSEIHEALQQLNIDRYILMGHSISGIYSLDYVNKYTDEVSAFVGLDNSVPSLSEKKIESSETTMVKWFRDLGFARLQLKLSADPYEGLAYDEHTKEQLNLLIQKNMYNTTLLNEAESMYSSFKGAEQRGVTFPPNLPVLLFVQAEHPATDQWIPEHEKLIKNSVHADMELLDANHYLYRSHPKEIAEKFMSFMRGIEQQP, encoded by the coding sequence ATGAGACCATCGGCGGATAAGACAGCGGGAAAGCAATCGGGCTTCAAGAGAGTGCGTAAGATTCTGCTTAAAGTATTGGGAGCGATCCTAGTCGCTATCGTGCTTTTTGTGGGGATTGTGTATATCACGAATGTAATCAGCAGCAATGCGGAGGCCAAAAGGATAGAGCCTTACGGCCAGCATGTATCCGTAGACGGCAAGAATATGAATGTGTTCATTCAGGGCGATGGCCCGGACACGGTCGTGCTGCTTCCCGGCTTCGGAACAGCTTCACCGGCGCTTGATTTCAAGCTGCTCATCGATGAGCTGTCTCCACATTACAAGGTTGTAGTGGTTGAGCCCTTCGGCTACGGCTTAAGCGACGCAACGAAGAAAGAACGAACCTCAGAGAATATCGTAAGTGAAATCCATGAAGCGTTACAGCAGCTCAATATTGACCGTTATATCCTTATGGGCCATTCCATTTCAGGAATTTACAGTCTGGATTATGTGAACAAATATACTGATGAAGTCAGCGCATTTGTCGGACTGGACAACAGTGTACCCTCGCTGAGCGAGAAAAAGATTGAGTCTTCAGAGACAACCATGGTTAAATGGTTCCGTGACTTGGGCTTTGCCCGGCTGCAATTGAAGCTGAGTGCTGACCCTTATGAGGGACTGGCATATGATGAACATACCAAAGAACAATTGAACCTGCTGATACAGAAAAATATGTACAACACGACGCTGTTAAATGAGGCGGAGAGCATGTACTCCAGCTTTAAAGGGGCTGAACAGCGAGGGGTAACGTTCCCTCCTAATCTTCCTGTCCTTCTTTTTGTTCAAGCAGAGCATCCGGCCACCGATCAATGGATTCCTGAGCATGAGAAGCTGATCAAGAATTCCGTACATGCAGACATGGAGCTGCTGGATGCCAACCATTATTTGTACCGTTCCCATCCGAAAGAAATTGCTGAGAAATTTATGAGCTTCATGAGGGGGATAGAGCAGCAGCCCTGA
- a CDS encoding GntR family transcriptional regulator, with protein sequence MLKGSERKVSLKRKQGPLYQQIQKILKDRILHGVYPLGSIIPSEPQLEKEFGVSKMTVRGAVQELAQEGYVQKKSGVGTIVMRNTAYQKLSKGKRFTELLVEAGHKLEKKLLASQRLANEAGTEEYSRFGPYCQRIERLYILDGQPYIHLVHFLTAAALPGGGAAEMGADIQSLYDSLEENDIVLENFRDRFFVESAPPEVCELLNLPPGTYVLKRLRNSYDGEGRLIEHSIGSYNTELHHYLVSYDT encoded by the coding sequence ATGTTGAAAGGTAGTGAACGTAAGGTGTCACTGAAACGCAAGCAAGGCCCCTTATACCAGCAGATCCAGAAGATCCTCAAAGACCGGATTCTGCACGGGGTATACCCGCTCGGCAGCATTATCCCCTCCGAGCCTCAGCTCGAGAAGGAGTTCGGGGTCAGCAAAATGACGGTTCGCGGCGCGGTCCAGGAGCTAGCCCAGGAAGGCTATGTGCAGAAGAAAAGCGGCGTCGGAACCATTGTCATGCGCAATACCGCCTACCAGAAGCTCTCCAAGGGCAAGCGGTTCACGGAGCTGCTGGTCGAAGCGGGCCATAAGCTGGAAAAGAAACTGCTCGCATCCCAGCGTCTCGCGAATGAAGCAGGAACAGAGGAATACAGCCGCTTCGGGCCGTATTGCCAGCGGATCGAACGTCTGTATATTCTGGATGGCCAGCCCTATATACATCTGGTGCATTTCCTGACGGCAGCAGCTCTGCCCGGCGGGGGAGCGGCAGAGATGGGGGCAGACATCCAGTCCCTGTATGACTCGCTGGAGGAGAATGACATTGTGCTGGAGAACTTCAGGGACCGGTTTTTTGTGGAGTCGGCACCACCCGAGGTATGCGAGCTGCTGAACCTCCCGCCCGGCACGTATGTACTCAAGCGCCTGCGCAACTCCTATGACGGGGAAGGCAGGCTGATCGAACACAGCATCGGCAGCTATAATACGGAGCTTCATCATTATCTGGTCAGCTACGATACTTGA
- a CDS encoding sugar kinase produces MPRIAAFGEVMMRLQVPGVETLAQSSRLEYSFSGSGVNVTAALARYGHNGALITTLPETPVGEAAIAYLRKLGVDTSLIRRGGKHLGMYFLENGFGARPGRVTYTDRLGSSFNTAEATQYDMAALASRVDVLHLCGITLAMNDGVRGQMKQLAAEVKRAGGRVVFDCNYRPALWGEEGYAKARPHYEELLTLADLVLMNEKDALYILGTAAADYDRITQLKQAVPAVAERFGIAAAAGTHREINADNTHSLTGYIYRQGTFAFSRKLTFPVYDRIGAGDAFASAIIHGELQDYPQQQTVDMAAAAAMLAHTIPGDTALFTESEVLRALSDFTLDVER; encoded by the coding sequence ATGCCTAGAATCGCGGCCTTCGGCGAAGTGATGATGCGGCTGCAGGTTCCGGGGGTGGAGACGCTGGCCCAGAGCAGCAGGCTGGAGTACTCTTTTTCGGGCAGCGGGGTAAATGTAACGGCGGCGCTGGCCAGATACGGCCATAACGGAGCATTAATCACGACCTTGCCGGAGACGCCGGTAGGGGAAGCAGCGATTGCTTACTTGCGCAAGCTTGGGGTAGATACCTCACTGATCCGCCGGGGCGGCAAGCACCTCGGAATGTACTTCCTGGAGAACGGGTTCGGTGCCCGCCCCGGAAGAGTTACGTATACCGACCGGCTGGGCAGCAGCTTCAATACCGCTGAGGCCACTCAATATGATATGGCGGCGCTAGCTTCCCGGGTGGATGTGCTTCATCTATGCGGCATTACGCTGGCAATGAATGACGGGGTACGCGGGCAGATGAAGCAGCTTGCGGCGGAGGTGAAGCGTGCGGGGGGCAGGGTGGTATTCGACTGCAACTACCGTCCGGCGTTATGGGGCGAGGAGGGGTATGCCAAAGCCCGTCCGCATTACGAGGAGCTGCTTACGCTTGCCGATCTGGTGCTGATGAACGAGAAGGATGCACTGTACATTCTTGGCACCGCAGCGGCAGATTATGATAGAATAACACAGTTGAAGCAAGCGGTTCCCGCCGTGGCGGAGCGCTTCGGAATCGCAGCGGCAGCGGGCACACACCGTGAGATTAATGCGGACAATACGCATTCCCTGACAGGCTACATTTACCGTCAAGGTACATTCGCGTTCTCCCGTAAGCTGACCTTCCCGGTGTATGACCGGATTGGTGCCGGAGATGCTTTTGCCAGTGCCATTATTCATGGTGAATTGCAGGATTATCCGCAGCAGCAGACGGTGGATATGGCAGCGGCTGCAGCGATGCTGGCCCATACCATCCCGGGCGATACAGCGTTGTTCACCGAGAGTGAGGTGCTCCGGGCGCTGTCAGACTTTACCCTAGATGTTGAAAGGTAG
- a CDS encoding homocysteine synthase produces MSEERKLSFETLAVHAGQEIDPTTLARAVPLYQTTSYGFRDAEHAANLFALKEFGNIYTRLMNPTTDVFEQRLAALEGGAGALATASGAAAISFSILNIAGAGDEIVSSASLYGGTYNLFSTTLPKLGIKVNFVDSDNPENFRAAITDKTKALYAETIGNPQGNVLDIEKVAAIAHEYGIPLIVDNTFPSPYLLRPIEFGADIVVHSATKFIGGHGTSIGGVIVDGGKFDWKASGRFPGLTEPDPSYHGVVYTEAVGPIAYIIKARVQLLRDLGAAISPFNSWMLLQGLETLHLRLERHSQNALKVAQYLEAHDSVEWVSYAGLQSHPSYELAQKYLPKGQGAILTFGIKGGAAAGVKLIENVKLFSHLANVGDSKSLIIHPASTTHQQLSDEEQITAGVTPELLRLSIGTESIDDILYDLEQAIAASQQA; encoded by the coding sequence ATGTCAGAAGAGCGCAAGCTGTCCTTTGAAACCCTCGCCGTCCACGCAGGCCAGGAGATTGATCCCACTACTTTAGCCCGTGCCGTGCCGTTGTATCAGACCACATCCTACGGGTTCCGTGATGCGGAGCACGCCGCGAATCTGTTCGCGCTTAAGGAGTTCGGCAATATCTACACCCGGCTGATGAATCCGACGACTGATGTGTTTGAACAGCGTCTTGCAGCGCTTGAGGGCGGGGCAGGGGCACTGGCGACTGCTTCCGGAGCCGCAGCGATTTCCTTCTCTATTCTGAATATTGCCGGGGCAGGGGATGAGATTGTCTCCTCAGCAAGCCTGTACGGCGGAACTTATAATTTGTTCTCCACGACGCTGCCCAAGCTGGGCATTAAGGTGAATTTTGTGGATTCGGATAACCCGGAGAACTTCCGGGCAGCGATTACGGACAAGACCAAGGCGCTCTACGCTGAGACGATTGGTAATCCGCAAGGGAATGTGCTGGATATCGAAAAGGTTGCAGCCATCGCCCACGAGTACGGGATTCCGCTGATTGTAGACAACACCTTCCCAAGTCCGTACCTGCTGCGTCCGATTGAATTCGGGGCTGATATCGTCGTACACTCGGCGACCAAATTCATCGGCGGCCACGGTACCTCCATTGGCGGAGTCATCGTGGACGGCGGCAAGTTCGACTGGAAGGCCAGCGGCAGATTCCCGGGCCTGACCGAGCCGGACCCGAGTTACCACGGGGTAGTCTACACTGAAGCGGTCGGACCGATTGCTTATATCATCAAAGCGCGGGTCCAACTGCTTCGTGACCTAGGCGCGGCCATTTCACCGTTCAACTCGTGGATGCTCTTGCAGGGTCTCGAAACGCTGCATCTGCGTCTGGAGCGCCACAGCCAGAATGCACTCAAGGTTGCCCAGTATCTGGAGGCGCATGATTCGGTAGAGTGGGTCAGCTATGCTGGACTGCAGAGTCACCCTTCGTATGAGCTGGCACAGAAATATCTGCCTAAGGGCCAGGGTGCGATTCTGACCTTTGGAATTAAGGGCGGGGCGGCCGCAGGGGTGAAGCTGATCGAGAACGTGAAGCTGTTCTCCCATCTGGCCAATGTCGGCGATTCCAAGTCGCTGATCATCCACCCGGCGAGCACTACTCACCAGCAGCTGTCGGACGAAGAACAGATTACCGCCGGTGTTACACCGGAGCTGCTGCGCTTGTCCATCGGCACCGAATCCATCGACGATATCCTCTATGATCTGGAGCAGGCGATCGCTGCCAGCCAGCAGGCTTAG